Proteins encoded in a region of the Phaenicophaeus curvirostris isolate KB17595 chromosome 1, BPBGC_Pcur_1.0, whole genome shotgun sequence genome:
- the IL26 gene encoding interleukin-26 has product MKVYSIFRSGHFLVLLCLFTGEGKKSPTGKHMCRKGLLSQVTENLYIKATSLKSSVPKDLIKNTRLLKKTTKILFMTNCNVRDQLLSFYVQHVFSHLGVESDKLHVISAFEMLQANMNACLPCAPSTRLTSAVKKIKKTFIKLGEKGIYKAIHELDILLPWIQAYVQTII; this is encoded by the exons ATGAAAGTATATTCTATTTTCAGATCTGGGCATTTTTTAgttctgctttgtcttttcaCGGGGGAAGGCAAAAAGTCACCTACAGGAAAGCATATGTGCCGAAAAGGACTTCTATCCCAAGTGACGGAGAATCTGTATATCAAGGCAACTAGTTTAAAATCATCTGTTCCT AAGGATCTCATCAAGAACACAAGGCTGcttaaaaagacaacaaaaatccTGTTTATG acaAACTGCAATGTTCGAGATCAGCTCCTCTCCTTCTATGTGCAACACGTTTTCAGTCATCTTGGAGTAGAAAGCGACAAGTTGCATGTTATTAGTGCCTTTGAGATGCTGCAAGCAAACATGAATGCCTGT CTTCCATGTGCTCCATCCACAAGGTTAACTTCTGctgtcaaaaaaataaagaaaacatttataaag CTGGGAGAGAAGGGAATCTACAAGGCCATCCATGAGCTGGATATTCTTCTCCCTTGGATTCAGGCCTACGTACAAACCATCATATGA